Genomic window (Paraglaciecola psychrophila 170):
CTCTTGCCAATCTTAACGGTCACAGAAGTTCCTGCGACAATATGTTCTTGCTCTAATCTTTCAGCGGGTGGTTGCTTAACCTTGACTTGCTCTTTAATCACTACCTTAGAAGTAGGTTTAAATTTAGGGGCTTCTTTCTTTTTGTAACTAGGTTTTACATCAGCACCGGCAGCTTTCAGCTCTTTACGCTGTTCTGCAACTTTGGCTTTGCTTTCATCAAGTTGCTTTTTAGCGTGTTCGACGTGTTCATCCTCAATAGCAGCTACATCTTTGCCATCTAAATCAATACGCTGCGCACCTTTTTTGATGCTGTGTAGGTAACGCCAACTGTTAGTGTAGTGTCTTAATGATGATCGAAGTAGCGTTTTGCTAACTCGATCATCATTCTCTAAACGCTCAGCTAAATCTTGAAAAACACCTATCTTTAAAGGTTTAGCATCACCTTTATTACTAAAACAAGCGGGGAATTGATCAACTAAAAAGCCAATGACTTCTTTGCTGTTTGAAAATTTTTGTGGATTGTCCATTCAGTCTTCTAGTTAGTTAGTGTGTTAACGGGGTTCTTGGTGCTCATCATCCCAAGTTGCTAGAAGCTGGTCAACCCAGTCATACAAATCATCTTCATCTATATCAAGTAAATGCGCATCTTCTCGCCAATTTTCCCAAATATATTGGATCATGTTCTCTAAAGAGGTGGAATTTATGTCTTCATGTGCCTTATCGTAAAGCATATGAAGAATAGTATTCATCCTATCCGTTGCTTCACTCGCCCTCTCATCCCAAAAATCCATGTCTTCAACAGTGGCTAGCACAACTTGAATATCTATTGTATGTTTCACTAAACAACTCCCCTAGTTTCTTCTTCGTCTGCATTGTATAAAGTTGTTTGCAATATTTCTACGATCTGGCTCAACCCTGTTTTATCCTCAAGATCAAATCGTCTTATATTTGGGCTATCTATATCCAATACTGCGACGATGTGATTATTATGGCGGATCGGCAACACTATTTCTGAATTAGATGCGGCATCACAAGCAATGTGACCAGAAAATTGATGCACGTCGTCAATCAATTGAATGCAGTTTTCTGATACTGAGGTTCCGCACACACCTTTTCCGATTGGGATACGAATACAAGCGGGTTGTCCGTGAAATGGTCCAAGAACTAATTGCCCTTCTTTTACTAAATAAAACCCAGCCCAATTGACGTTATCTAAACCCCAATAAAGAATCGCACTAATATTCGCCATATTGGCGACAAAATCACTTTCTCCAGCAACTATTGCTTCTATCTGTTGAGCCAATTCTGAATAGTGTTGCTGCTTGTTTTCTGCCATTAATCTAACCCTAATTAAAATGTAACTAATTATGACTTTCTTTTAGAGCAAAAATAACTTTTACCCTAGCTTGTGTCGTCATTTCTCCGGGTTGGTAGCTTTCAGATGCCTGTAACTGTCGCATACCCATCGCTTTTGGCGCGACGTCTCCTGTTGATTGCTCAGATATGGATATTACACCCGCTAATTTCAAGCCCAGCACGTTAGCCATATCGGTGGCGCGCTGCTTTGCATTTAACAATGAATGTTTTAATGCGCCTCGATAATTTTCATCAGCTTGACTGTTTGTGAAACTAAATTCATTAATGTGACTGACACCTAGACTCAATACCGCGTCTATAGATTGTTCGTATTGGGTTAAGGTTTTCAAGGTGACTGTAGCTTGTCTGGTTAATATAAAACCCTTTTGCTCGCGTTTATTATCATTGTATTCAACCCAAGGATTAAACTGTACTTGTAATGATTGAATTGCCTTTTTATCGACTCCGATCTTCATTAAAGCCTGTACCACATAATTTGTTTTTTCGACGATTGCCTTGTTTAATTCTGATGCCACTCTACCTTTTTGTTCAATTGACAAACTAAAACTAAAGCGATCGGGAACACTAAGTATGTTACCCACTCCTGAGACTTCAATTGTTCTATGTTGTTGCTCATTGGTATGGTCTTTAGCGCTGGCACTGCCAATCATTAACGTGAACAAAAATAAAAAACATAAACGCATATATAACCTCGATAAACAGACATTTTTGAATCAATTTCAATTATGATGCATTCGCAGCTATGAACATAGAATGAATCAATTTAAGCTACTGTTATTGTAATGGCGACTTCATAACTAAGCTGCCATAAGGATATTAATCCATTAATTTTTGAGATAAAAAAGTATATTCTAAAGCGGTTCTATTTGCTCTTTCTTGAAGATTAGCCGACGCTGAATGTCCTCCATCAATATTTTCATAATATTCAAAATCATGACCGTGCTTTTCTAACAGGTAAGCCATCTTTCTTGCATGAGCAGGATGCACTCTATCGTCTTTGGTAGAGGTAACAAACATAATTGAAGGGTAGTCACCCTTTGGGTCAATGTTATGCACCGGCGATATCTTTTCTAAAAATGCGCGTTCATTAGCGACATCAGGGCTACCATATTCATCAACCCAGGAAGCCCCTGCTAGTAATTTGTGATAACGCAACATATCCAACAAAGGTACCTGGCAGATAACTGCATTCCATAGGTCTGGCCTTTGAATGTACATAACTCCCATTAACAGACCACCATTAGACCCACCCATTATGCCTAGGCGTTTAGATGAAGTGATTTTTTTATGGATGATATCTTCACCCACAGCAATCATGTCGTCAAAAATAACCTGACGTTTAGTTTTAAGACCTGCTTGATGCCAATTTGGACCAAATTCTCCACCACCACGAATATTTGCCAATACATAAACGCCGCCTTGTTCGAGCCAGTTTTTACCAAGTAACCCTGAATAACTAGGTTTAAGTGACACCTGAAAGCCACCATAAGCATATTGCAATGTAGGGTTTGTGCCATCAAATTGAATGTCTTTATGTCTGACTACAAAATAGGGAATTTTTTCACCGTTTTTTGAACTGGCTTCAAATTGTTCAACTATAATATTTGACGCATCAAAACGGGCTGGAATAGATTTAATCGCAATAATATCTATATTTTTTATATCAACTTTAAATAAGGTATCAGGCGCCACAAAACTTTCTTGATTAATAAAAATGATATCGCTATCAATATTAGCTGATGAAACAGACATTGAACCGTTTTCAGGCATCGCCAATTTTATATGTGACCATTTTTTATCAAAATCATAAATATATACATTACTGACTACATTTTCTAACAAGGTTAAAACTAATTTATTACTTGTAATCGACACACTATCAATAGTGGCTCGTTCCTCAGGATGATAAACTAATTGTAAGTTTTTTATTTCTTGCTTTTGCAGCCAATGCTCTAAATCAAAGGACACCAGATCGCCACTATTAAAAGCTTGTTTTATACCTTGTGGAGACCATTCTTGCTTGAGTGACAACACAAGTTGCCCTTTGAAAACACCTTGCACGGCTACTTTTTTAGGTAAAGGTAATTGAACCGCATCACTTCCGTCATCAGGAAGCCAAAAATATAACGATTCAAAAAATGTGACGGAGCGCACCGCTATACTCAAATTTTTGTCACCAAATTTAATAGTAACAGGCCATACACCTACATCTGTTTTTTCGCCTTCAAATATTTGTTTTGCTTGTGAAAGTGCCTGCCCTCTTTGTAATGACTTGATAATATAAGGGTAGCCACTTTCAGTTAGAGAGTCTTCACCCCAGTTAGTGGCAATATTGATATTATCAATATCCTTCCAACTCACACCGGTTTTCGATTCTGGTATAAAAAATCCATTCTCAACAAAAGATTGTTTGGAGTGGTCCCACTCACGTATTTCGACAGAGTCTTTTCCACCATCAGAAAGGGATAATAGGCAACGGTCGTAATCACTCTCCAAACATTGTGTACCTTTGAACACCCAATTTTTATCTTCTGATGTAGAAAGGTTATCAATGCTTAACAAGTCTTGCCATTTAGGATGAAGCTTTGTGTATTCATCTATAGTGGTTCTTCGCAACATGCCTCGAACCTGATTTTCGTCTTGCCAAAAGTTGTAAACAAAACCACCTCGGAAAGTGCCATAAGGGATTTTATCTTTGGCATTGACTATCTCTAATCCAGAATCAAGATACTGAGCATAACGTTTATCAGCCGTCAGCTTATCTAAAGTCACTTTATTCCAAGCATTCACCTTATCTAAAGCTTGCTTACCTTCTACTTCTTCTAACCACAAGGGGGGTTCTGCGACGGTTTCTGTCATAGGTAGACTTTGTTCCAATTTATTACGTTGTTCTTCGGGGTGACTACAACCGGTAACAATAAACGTGCTGGCGATAGTCATAAATGTTAAAAAGTTCAGTGTCAATTTTTGACCTTTTAAAACGCTGATTATTGCTCTGCATATTTATCAAAGGAATTAACAGACATGATCAATTTAAAAAGAATCACTAGGTATATACACCTCACCTTTCATTAGTTTTCTTGCGCTTCGGCTCATTGACACTTTATTTACTGTCCATGTTCCATTGTGGAATTCGATTTGCGCACCAACCTTCAATGTTCCAGAAGGATGGCCAAAAGTAACAGACTCAATATCCCCCCCGCCTGCGGCTAAATTAACTAAGGTGCCGGGAACAGCTGCAGCTGTGCCTATCGCAACAGCTGCAGTGCCCATCATGGCATGATGTAACTTACCCATTGAAAGCGCTCTGACTGCCAAGTCAATAGTTTGGCTATCGACCGTTTCCCCACTCGAAGTGAGATATTCTGCTGGTTTCGCTACAAAAGCAATTTTGGGAGTGTGTTGACGACTAACAGCCTCATCAATATGTTGAATTAAGCCCATTTTTAGCGCCCCATATGCGCGAATAGTTTCAAAACGGTTCAGAGCTTGTGCATCACCGTTAATGGCTTCTTGTAATTCAGTCCCTGCATACCCTAGCGCTTCAGCATTTAGGAATATAGTAGGAATACCCGCATTGATCATCGTGGCTTTAAAATCACCCACATTTGGCACATGTAAATCATCAACCAAGTTGCCGGTAGGGAACATGGCTTCATCACCGTCAACGGGGGCAACAAATTCCACTTTAACTTCGGCTGCTGGAAAGGTCACACCATCTAATTCGAAGTTACCTGTTTCTTGAACCAATCCATCAGTAATAGGCACATGAGCAATAATAGTTTTGTTGATATTAGCTTGCCAAATACGTACTACACATACACCATTTTCAGGAATACGATTGGCGTCAAGCAATGCATGACTAATGGCAAATGAACCAACGGCTGCGGTTAAATTGCCACAATTCCCGCTCCAATCTACAAAAGCGGTATCGATTGATACTTGTCCAAACAGATAATCTACATCGTGATCAGCCTGAGTACTTTTAGATAAAATTACGATTTTACTGGTGCTTGAAGTGGCACCACCCATTCCATCAGTTTGTTTGCCATAGGGATCGGGGCTTCCGATCACTCTAAGTAACAATTTATCTCTTGCCTCACCGGGTATCTGTGCAGATACGGGTAAATCAGTCAACTTGAAAAAAACACCTTTGCTAGTGCCGCCGCGCATGTACGTTGCAGCAACACCTATTTGTGGTTTATGACTCATATATTTATGTCCTTTAGAATTCTACTCGTTATGCCACAGTAGACTCAAGAAAATCCTGAGCAAAACGCTGCAGTACACCGCCTGCTTCGTAAACCCGTACTTCCTCAGCAGTATCTAAACGACACGTCATAGGGACTTGCATTTGCTCACCATTTTTACGGGTAATATTTAAGGTTAAAGTGGCACCAGCGGCATAATCACCTATGACATCGTAGGTTTCAGTGCCGTCTATGCCTAAAGTATGACGAGTGATTCCAGGTTTAAATTCAAGGGGTAATACGCCCATGCCGACTAAATTAGTGCGGTGAATACGTTCAAAACCTTCAGCAGCAATCACTTCTACACCTGCTAATCGCACTCCTTTGGCTGCCCAATCTCTAGAAGAACCTTGCCCATAATCAGCACCTGCCACAATTATCAGCGGTTGTTTACGCTGCATGTAGGTTTCGATAGTTTCCCACATACGCATCACGGTGCCTTCAGGCTCTAATCTAGCAAACGAACCAGGTTTTATTTCACCATTTTCCAAGACCATTTCGTTTAACAATTTGGGATTAGCAAAGGTCGCTCTTTGGGCTGTAAGGTGATCACCTCGGTGAGTCGCATAAGAGTTAAAATCAACTTCAGGTAATCCCATTTTATGTAAGTACTCTCCTGCCGCACTGTCTAACATAATCGCATTAGACGGAGATAAATGGTCAGTGGTAATGTTGTCGCCCAACACTGCTAGTGGTCTCATTCCTTTCATGGTGCGCTCTCCTGCAAGCGCTCCGTCCCAGTATGGAGGTCTGCGGATATAAGTGCTTTGAGGTCGCCAATCATATAACGGACTTTCAGCAGGTTCGAACGAACCTAAATCAAACATGGGAGCGTATACTTTTTTAAATTGCTCTGGCTTAACAAACTCAGAGACAATCGCATCGATTTGTTCGTCACTTGGCCAGATATCTTTTAAGGTAATAGCGGTGCCATCTTTATCATATCCTAACGCGTCATTTTCAATATCAAAACGCATCGTACCGGCAATTGCATACGCCACGACTAAAGGTGGAGACGCTAAAAATGCCTGCTTAGCATAAGGATGAATTCGTCCATCAAAATTACGGTTACCTGATAAAACTGCAGTGGTATATAAATCACGATCTACAGCTTCTTTTTGAATAGCAGGATCAAGCGCCCCGCTCATGCCATTGCAAGTGGTGCATGCATATCCAACAATACCAAAACCTAATTTTTCCATTTCAGGTAATAAACCTGATTCTTCTAGGTAATACTTGGCCACCTTTGAGCCTGGTGCAAATGACGATTTCACCCATGGCTTTCTTAATAAACCTAATTCATTGGCTTTTTTAGCAATTAAACCCGCCGCCACTACGTTGCGTGGATTACTGGTGTTGGTACAACTGGTAATTGCCGCAATAATAACCGCACCATCGGGCATTTCACCCTCTTTTTGCTCAACAGCATAGGCAATGCCTTTTGATGCTAAATCGGCAGTAGCAAGACGACGATGTGGACTAGATGGACCCGCCATATTGCGTCCTACAGACGATAAATCGAACTCTAATACTCTTTCGTATTCTGCATCTATTAGATCATCTGCCCAAAGACCAGTATGTTTAGCGTAAGTTTCAACTAATTCAACTTGTTCTGGCTCGCGACCAGTGATTTTTAAATAATCAATGGTTTGTTTATCAATATAAAACATACCCGCAGACGCACCGTATTCTGGTGTCATATTTGAAATAGTGGCACGGTCTCCGATGGTTAATTCTGCAGCGCCGTCGCCAAAAAACTCAAGATAGGCTGAAACGACTTTGGCGTTTCTTAAAAATTCAGTGATTGCCAATACAATATCTGTAGCCGTGATACCTGGCTGGCGTTTTCCACTTAGTCTGACACCAACAATATTCGGTAAACGCATCATAGAAGGCCTGCCAAGCATGACTGTTTCTGCTTCTAAACCACCAACACCAATGGCGATGACGCCCAAGGCATCGACATGAGGAGTATGGCTGTCTGTACCTACACAAGTATCGGGGAAGGCTACGCCGTCTCTTAGTTGAATTACAGGCGACATTTTTTCTAAATTAATTTGGTGCATGATGCCATTACCGGCAGGAATAACATCCACATTTTTAAACGCTGTTTTGGTCCATTCAATAAAATGAAATCGGTCTTCGTTACGTCTATCTTCTATGGCTCTATTTTTATCAAAGGCCTCAGAGTCATCACCATTATATTCAACAGCCAGTGAGTGATCGACGATTAATTGGGTTGGTACCACAGGGTTAACTTTTGACGGGTCGCCGCCTTGATCTGCTATTGCATCACGCAAGCCAGCCAAGTCAACAAGCGCAGTTTGACCCAAAATATCATGACAAACAACACGCGCAGGATACCAAGGAAAATCTAACTCTTGTTTGCGATAAATAATCTGCTTTAGGCAATCAGTCAGGATATTTGGCGCGCATTTTCGCACCAATTGTTCAGCTAAGACTCGGGATGTATACGGTAATTTTGCGTAAGCACCTTGGCTAATGGTTTCAACTGCAGCACGGGTATCAAAATAATCAATATTGGTTCCAGCTATTGTGTAACCAGGAAGAGGTTTGCGATATTCGTAATTCATATATAGGCCCACAGAATAGATAAGGAGAGTCAGGCCGATTATTATCGGCCTGTAATTAAGAGGCTTTTAGCGTTGACTAATAGCCGTTACTTTTCTTGGCTCAGCACCGATATAGTCGGCACTTGGTCGAATGATACGATTGTTTGAACGTTGCTCCATGATATGAGCAGCCCAACCGGTTAAACGCGAACAAACAAAGATAGGTGTAAATAACTTAGTCGGAATACCCATAAAATGATAAGCCGATGCATGAAAAAAGTCAGCATTGCAGAATAATTTTTTGGTATCCCACATAAATTCTTCACAAGCCACTGAAATATCGTAAAGCGAACTATCACCAAACTCTGCTGCAAGTTTTTCTGACCAGGCTTTAATAATCACGTTGCGAGGATCCGATTCACTATAAATAGCGTGGCCGAAACCCATTATTTTTTCTTTACGCTCTAACATTCCTGCCATTTGTATTTTCGCATCAGCAGGCGAGCTAAACTTCTGGATCATATCCATTGCCGCTTCGTTTGCTCCACCATGCAGCGGTCCACGAAGTGAACCAATGGCACCGGTCACACATGAGTACATATCAGATAAAGTAGAGGCACAAACACGAGCGGTAAAAGTAGAAGCATTAAATTCATGCTCAGCATACAAAATAAGCGATACATCCATCACTTTTCTGTGAAGCTCTGAGGGAGTGTCACCTGTAAGCAGTTTTAAGAAATGGCCGCCAATGGAATCTTCATCAGTTGTACAATCAATTTCTACACCGTCATGACTATACTTGTACCAAAAACACATGATGGCTGGGAAAGCGGCAAGCAACCTATTTGAAGCTGTGTTTTGTTGACTGAAGTCAACTTCAGGTTCAAGGTTACCTAAAAAAGAGCAACCGGTGCGCATCACATCCATTGGATGTGCGTCTGCAGGTATCAGTTTTAACACTTCTTTTAAGGCTTTAGGTAAATCACGCTGAGTGAGTAACTCTGCTTTATAGCTATTTAATTCTGCTTGATTGGGAAGTTCACCGTTAAATAATAAATAAGCCACTTCTTCAAACGTTGCGTTGTCCGCTAAATCTGAGACATCATAACCGCAATAAGTAAGCCCCGATCCTGACTTACCTACAGTACACAGTTTGGTTTGTCCGGCGCTTTGGCCTCGAAGACCAGCACCACTTAGTTTTTTTTCAGCCATAATTTATTCCAACTTATATGTTTTTAACCCTTGTTCTGAATACACATCAAGGGTTTTAGGGTTTCTAATCGTTTAACAAAAATCGATTTATATCGGAGTTACTTATTTTTGCCTTCAGAAAATAGTGAGTCTAGTTTTTCTTCATAGGCGTGATAGCCTAGGAAATCATATAGTTCCATACGTGTCTGCATAGTATCAACCACAGCTTTTTGATCACCATGGGTCATAATAGACTGATAGACATTTTCAGCCGCTTTATTCATAGCTCTAAATGCACTAAGTGGATACAGCACCATATCAGCGCCCCACTCACCTAGCTCTTTTTTATTCCATAATTCAGTTTGACCAAACTCTGTGATATTTGCCAGGATTGGCACATCTAATGCTTCAGAAAATGCACGATAATGTGCTTCAGTTTGCACCGCTTCGGCAAAAATACCATCTGCGCCAGCTGCCGCGTAAGCTTTAGCCCTTGCGATAGAAGCTTCTAATCCTTCTTGTGCAAAAGAATCAGTACGAGCCATGATGAAGAAATCATGATCGGTGCGGGCATCAACAGCCGCTTTTATACGATCCACCATCTCTTCAGTGGAAACAATTTCTTTATTGGGGCGATGGCCACAACGCTTTTGCGCTACCTGGTCTTCCATATGTACAGCTGCAGCTCCCGCTTTTTCCATATCACGTATGGTCTTAGCAATGTTAAAAGCTCCGCCCCAACCTGTATCGATATCAATTAATAAAGGTAAGTCGCAGGCAGCAGTAATTCGCTGAACATCCACCAAAACGTCATTCAAAGACGTCAAACCTAAGTCTGGTAAACCATAGGATGCATTCGCAACCCCACCGCCTGAAAGATAGATGGCCTGATGACCAATTTGTTTAGCCATCATCGCTGTATACGCGTTGATAGTGCCAACGATTTGTAAAGGTTGATTGTCTTTTAGTGCTTGACGAAAGCGTTGTCCAGGAGTGCTCATAAAGTATTCATCCTTTTTTCTACGTTTTTTCGAGACGCTGAAATATGCCTTCGCATTAGTATTTCAGCCAGTTCTCCATCTTTATCTTCGATGGCTTGAATAATGTGATGATGTTCAGAAAAGGCTCTTTTAGCGCGAGGGCTGGCCATTCCAAACTGGTAACGATACATGCGCACCAAATAATAGAGTTCTTCACATAAAAGCCGGATTAGCAGTTTGTTGCCACTGCCCATCACTATGCGAAAATGAAAGTCTAAATCCCCTTCTTCTTGAATGTAAGCCTGACCTTGCTTCAAAGATTCGTACTGATTGTGTACTTCGAGTAAATGTTTTAAATCAGCAATTTGTTTTGACGTCATATTTTGTGCCGCTAACCGACACGCCATACCCTCTAAAGATTCTCTAACTCGAAAAATCTCAAGAAGTTGCTCCGTCGATAATGTCACCACGCGATAACCAATGTTGGCTTTACGTTCAAGTAAACCGCAACCTTCTAGGCGAGATAATGCATCACGTAATGTGCTGCGGCTGATTTCATAATATTTGGCGAGACCTGGTTCACTTAATTTAGAGCCAGTTAAGATATCACCCTCAACAATGCGTTGCCGGATATCGATGAATACCGTATCTGCGCGAGTGATACCAGTTGATGTGTTTGTTAATATTTGCAATGAATCATTGTCGACAATAAATAAACATAAAACTATGCTATAGCTTATTGTTAAAAATAACAAGGGCTAACTGTCGACAATTAGCCCTTGTTATAGAATTGACTTATTTAGTTAAGTACTGTGTTTAAACTAGCTACACAATAATCAACATTCTTTTGACTTGAACCACAGCCCATTAAACCGATCCTCCATACTTTACCAGCCAATGCACCTAAGCCAGCACCAATTTCTAAATTGAACTCACCCAGTAATCTATTGCGAACATCAGCATCATCGACACCTTCTGGAATACGCACCATGTTCAATTGAGGAAGACGATAATCTTGATCAACAACAAATTCTAACCCTAATTTTTCTAAGCCTGCTTTTAAGCTAAGGTGGTTTTTAAGGTGTCTCGCATGAGTCGGTTGTAGTTCTTCTTGTTGCAATATTAACAGCGATTCGTGTAATGCATATATGCTATTAACTGGGGCGGTGTGATGGTAAGCACGCTTAGCCCCCTTACCCCAGTAACCCATTACTAAATCCATATCTAAGAACCAGCTTTGCACGGGATGTTTACGTTGTTTAATAACTGCGATAGCCAGTTCACTAAAAGAAACAGGAGATAAACCAGGAACGCAAGAAAGACATTTTTGGGTTCCCGAATAAATCGCATCAATCTGCCAATCATCAACTTTTAACTCGCTGCCGCCTAGGGATGTCACAGCATCAACTATGGTTAAACAATCAAACTCTTTGGCTAGTTGGCATAATGCCTTGGCATCATTCAACACACCAGTTGAAGTTTCAGCATGAACAAAAGCCACGGCTTTAACATCACTGTTAGCTTGCAATGCTTCTCTTAATTTATTCAGATCTATAGGTTTACCCCACTCATCTTGCACCATGATGGCTTGACCACCGCAACGCTGTACATTTTGCTGCATACGTCCGCCAAAGACACCATTTTGACACACAATTACTTTATCGCCTGGCTCAACTAAATTAACAAAAACAGACTCCATACCTGCTGAACCTGGCGCCGAAATAGGCATAGTTAAGGCGTTGTTAGTTTGAAATGCGTATTGTAATAACTGCTTTACTTCATCCATTAGGTCCACAAACTTTGGATCTAAATGGCCGATTGTAGGCCTAGCTAAAGCTTTGAGAACTTGAGGATATACGTCCGAAGGGCCTGGCCCCATAAGAACTCGGGTTGGAGGTATAAAAGATGAAAATGATAGAGACATAGATATTCCAAAATTTAACTGATTTTATAAATAGATTTTTGCAGCATAAACTCATGGGTACAATACAAGTATACCGAGGATAAATAAGATAAATACTCATTTACAAAAGCATTATTAAACCTATTGAAGTATTCAACAGCAAAATAAAATCACCTGTATGACGCTGTATAAAAGTATTAAAGTATTGATTTAAATAGACAATAAAATTAAGTGTAATAATTGTTTATTTTTTACACACAGCTGTTCTATTATTAAAAATCAAGTTTCATGAATTTCACTTCAAGGAAGGAGTTTTATAGTTAGCGCACGGCTCTAACAGAGCCATTTCCCTAAGCCCGAACTAGTAATAGTATCGGGCATTTTTTTGTCTTAAAATTCAAGATAATTTTAAATGAGTTAAAAATCGTTTGGCATTATCAACATAATGCTGTGCAGATTGTTCAAGCATTTTTTGCTGC
Coding sequences:
- a CDS encoding pyridoxal-phosphate-dependent aminotransferase family protein — encoded protein: MSLSFSSFIPPTRVLMGPGPSDVYPQVLKALARPTIGHLDPKFVDLMDEVKQLLQYAFQTNNALTMPISAPGSAGMESVFVNLVEPGDKVIVCQNGVFGGRMQQNVQRCGGQAIMVQDEWGKPIDLNKLREALQANSDVKAVAFVHAETSTGVLNDAKALCQLAKEFDCLTIVDAVTSLGGSELKVDDWQIDAIYSGTQKCLSCVPGLSPVSFSELAIAVIKQRKHPVQSWFLDMDLVMGYWGKGAKRAYHHTAPVNSIYALHESLLILQQEELQPTHARHLKNHLSLKAGLEKLGLEFVVDQDYRLPQLNMVRIPEGVDDADVRNRLLGEFNLEIGAGLGALAGKVWRIGLMGCGSSQKNVDYCVASLNTVLN
- a CDS encoding GntR family transcriptional regulator, which translates into the protein MQILTNTSTGITRADTVFIDIRQRIVEGDILTGSKLSEPGLAKYYEISRSTLRDALSRLEGCGLLERKANIGYRVVTLSTEQLLEIFRVRESLEGMACRLAAQNMTSKQIADLKHLLEVHNQYESLKQGQAYIQEEGDLDFHFRIVMGSGNKLLIRLLCEELYYLVRMYRYQFGMASPRAKRAFSEHHHIIQAIEDKDGELAEILMRRHISASRKNVEKRMNTL
- the prpB gene encoding methylisocitrate lyase — protein: MSTPGQRFRQALKDNQPLQIVGTINAYTAMMAKQIGHQAIYLSGGGVANASYGLPDLGLTSLNDVLVDVQRITAACDLPLLIDIDTGWGGAFNIAKTIRDMEKAGAAAVHMEDQVAQKRCGHRPNKEIVSTEEMVDRIKAAVDARTDHDFFIMARTDSFAQEGLEASIARAKAYAAAGADGIFAEAVQTEAHYRAFSEALDVPILANITEFGQTELWNKKELGEWGADMVLYPLSAFRAMNKAAENVYQSIMTHGDQKAVVDTMQTRMELYDFLGYHAYEEKLDSLFSEGKNK
- the prpC gene encoding bifunctional 2-methylcitrate synthase/citrate synthase, giving the protein MAEKKLSGAGLRGQSAGQTKLCTVGKSGSGLTYCGYDVSDLADNATFEEVAYLLFNGELPNQAELNSYKAELLTQRDLPKALKEVLKLIPADAHPMDVMRTGCSFLGNLEPEVDFSQQNTASNRLLAAFPAIMCFWYKYSHDGVEIDCTTDEDSIGGHFLKLLTGDTPSELHRKVMDVSLILYAEHEFNASTFTARVCASTLSDMYSCVTGAIGSLRGPLHGGANEAAMDMIQKFSSPADAKIQMAGMLERKEKIMGFGHAIYSESDPRNVIIKAWSEKLAAEFGDSSLYDISVACEEFMWDTKKLFCNADFFHASAYHFMGIPTKLFTPIFVCSRLTGWAAHIMEQRSNNRIIRPSADYIGAEPRKVTAISQR